The genomic segment TTGGTCTATTTCTCCATTCAAACTTATGTACTTTAATTTTGGGGACATCTTCCACCTTTCAGCCCCTGTGAGGAATATGACTGAAAACTAATCAGTTCATAAGTTGAGGCtctgaaatgaaaaggaaaataaaaacaaaacagggttTCACATTAAACAATGTTTCAAAAACTGACCCGTGATaaaatagtatttatttttatacatatatttcatttttagagGATTTCACTGCATGGGGTACTCTAAATATGTCATGAGTGTTTGAAAAACTTAGCAGTGTTTTGACTCAGAGGGGGTTTCAAAATGCTTcaagtttacattttgtaaaaatcaaTTGTCTCTCCAAGACAAAACACTACAAGGCTAAAGGTGGTATTAGAAATCAAGCACCAAACAATTATCTTTCCATTCAGtataaaaggaaaaattgtGCAACCTGTTCAATGACCATAAAGAACATGgcaaaaaatatgtaaattggATCATTAGACACTAATTACTCAACTGCAATCTGGACCCAcatgttgtgtttgcttttgtagaACCACAGACTTGTAAAAAGATCATTGTACTGATGATATAAGATGTCTGTGGTTCCGTTGACCAGCATTGATACAATCTGAGAGTCGAGTGACTTGACGTAGCAATATATTGAGCTATTGTATGATCATCTCtctataatataaaaacaaaaatgaagcaaaatctTTATCATTAATCTCTGTTATCAGTTATAGACCAGTGTCTCTGTATGTTCTATCTATATTTTCATGTACAAATATTCATATCAAAAGTTAAACAGCACAATTCTCACCATTTTCCTTTACAAGAACTTTGATTAGTGAACAATAAATGATTCACAAGTTTAgatgaaaccaaaataaaatggtgCCGGCctgagtaaattaaatataGATATAACAAACACATAATTAAAATCCGCTTCAGGCACAACTTAAATAAAGGCATTTGTGAAATTATCATATCAAATATGGCGCTTATGTCCAGTATCCATAGgcttaaaacaaattttaaaaatgctatgACCACTTTTATTTACAAACAGCTAAAATCTCTGACAGATTCATGCTTCACTTCACAACCTGAATTTGTCCTTAAAGTGCATGCAATAATAAGCAGTTTTACCAAGTGGGATCTTGAATTGTGATAAGATAAACGGATTAATCAAGCTAATGCCAATTGATCCTACATATAAAAGAAAGGTTAAGAGCTGTTGCCTTATAAAAAGTGAGGGACCACAGTATACTGTATGCATAAGCACAAAAGGGAAGTATGACCCAAAGGAATccttaaaaatgaataaactcTGACTTTATCCAGTGACCCCATACAGTAATATTCACATTCagagcataaaataaaataaaacaaaaacaacaaaatgaaattaatccaaaaaataaaaaagacaaagcagctTAACACTAGGGAGGAGTCCGCAGCTCACATTCCACTATGTCCCTCCATGTGACACACATTATGCATCATATGAACATGATGGGTTTCTACTTAAACATATCAAAGTGCCCATTTTACTAAAATTTCCTGATTTATTCAATTCTTACCAAAAGGAGGAAATGGCATGAAGGAAATAGTCTGTTATTTTCAACATATACGTTTTGAGTTACACTGACtaggtttgatttttattgacATGTTGTTGTagattcttttgttttactttttccctTTCAAGTTTCACAAAAGAAGTTCTCATTGCACGTAACAGCTCGATTCAAAGATGCAATATCtaagagagaagaaaagcagTAGATAAAGTTATCCAGCCTTGTCACTGTGGATGTGACAAACGGTTAAGTGGAAATGAAAAGGGCACGGATATGTTGTCCTCTATAGATAAATCCGCTTTCATCTGTTATCTTCTTTGGGGAAGTCCAGAGATCCCAGGCTTCCAAAGCCAAGGCTTCTGCTTTCTGCGTCAAAAGCGTTAAGTTCTCTGTCCTGACGTTCCAACAGGTGCTTTATTCTTTCAGTACGCTCCTTTTGAATTGCAGCCAGTTCCTCCTCAATCTGCAATAAACAAAAGTATTATGGGTAGTATTTCATATTATGGACATATTGGGTTTACACTCTACGATTATGCCAAAAATTATTCTACAGTCTTCTCTTACACTTTTACAGAAAGATTTCACAATGGCTGTGAAATGTTGGGCAAATCTCTTGGCTCCTAAAAGATATATTGATGaacatatttatgtatttgttggTTTGTCAGTTGTAGCTCTCATGGCCTTTACCTGCACTTCTACAGCTGATGTGATCTTCTGAGATGTCAATATTTTGCAACTATCTGAATTATCAGTTGATCGTTTAAGTCATTTTCGAGCAAAAGTGTCAAACATCGGTCAAGTCCCAATCCTGtgattaataataaagattGTAAAGACTTCATAATTTATTGCAATAATATTCACAGGGTACTTGGTCGTACTCTTACTTTAATAATACTTTGTATTCCAAAGTGGAAAGGATACACAATTTCCAATACACATTTGATTAAGGATGACTGCCTTTTTTTCAAGCCAGAGATGAAGGTTCAACAGCAGTGGAGAAGGCAGGAACATGGCACATCCTTCCCCCCACTTCAAACTGTGTCGTTTGGAGGTGAAaccattgcatttttttcaagtatttttcaAATTCTTCCATCTTATACTAACCTTCTGTTCAAGGTGCGCTCTGCGTATGGAGACCTTCTGCTCAAGTTTCTGCTGTTCTCGCTCATGTTGGGTCTCCATCTGTGACTTGGTTTTTCTCTGGTAGGCATCCAGGAGCTCCATCTCTTGCTTGAGCTGCTGCTTCAGAGCTTGGCACTCTGTTTCCTGCTCTGCTTCTAATCGCATCTAAAGACACGACAAGACAGAGGTAGTTACAGGCACATTAACACGAAGTTTAGGTTGGGCCCTATTGATTAAACTATAGGCCAACAATATTTGGCTGAGGTTTTATGCAAAAACTGCAGGAAAGTTGGATGAAGTTGGAAAAATATGGTGCACATGTAGCTGTTACCATTAGCTTAATGTGTTAGGAAAGTCTGTTCATTAGGATGTTTTAAGATCCTTTTACCGCTTGTGAAGCCATCATTTCATTGATGGTCTGTTCATACTGCTCAGCCAATACAGCTAGCTTGCGTGTCTGCTCCTCTTTTAGGTTCTTCAGGATGGACTTGTGGTCGCCTTTGGGAGACACCTCCAGTTGATGGTTTCTAAGAGCTTTGTACTGTTTGTTCTGCACCTTGCAAGTATCCTGGAACTGTTTCTTAATCTGCATCTCTACAGTCTGCAgagggttaaaaaaagaaaaagaaattaatgttaatgttcgGTTCAGATACAGAtagaaaaatacagtttgtcAAAAGTCACTGAAATATGGaaaaaacagatttcttttGAGTTTGAAATTAATGGAAAACAAGTTTAGTAAACAATAGCAACATGAAACAtgtgatatatattttattttattctcggTTGTTGACCAGACAACTTGCATTTAGTTTCgtttttaattattaagcaTAAATAGACTTTCACTCAGATAATGGAAAAGGAAAGGTTTAAAGTTGTAAAAGACATCACAGGAATCTTTCATAAGAAGCAGTTCTCATGGCAACatggtttatgtttttaactGGCACTTTATAATAAGCATAATTGGACAATATGTGTCAAACAAAATGAGGGACAAATTTACAGCCTCGAGGGGGGTTTTAAACCCAGTATATAACTGTATTATTATGAATGATGTCACGTTCCTTTCATACATTAACTTTCAAAACTTcttgaaattaaattaactgaTAGCTTACCAACCACATACAGTGAACTTGCAAAGAAAACATCCCATGTACCTTGAGGTTTCTTGGCTGCTGCCGCTGCTCCagactgtgtttcctgtgtagTTCTCTCTGCCGCCGGCCATTGTACTCCTCCTGGTTTTCAAGCTCTGTCTGGTGCTGCAGCCGCATGAGTTCAATACGCAGCTTCTGAAGCATCTGCAGCTGCCTGCGCTCCAGGTCCTGCGTGGACTCATCCTGCCGAATCATTAGGGCATGTTCCATCTCCTTCTGGGTTCCCTTCTTGTTCAGCTCCTGGGATTAAAAGTTTGATGATGAATTAAACACATTCTGCTTTCCTTTATTTTGCAAGGACTTCTTAGTCTTTATTTTGCTGTCATTGAACTAATGTGCCTTTTTTGACAATATATTTCCTaagttttattgtctttaatacagatatgcagatgacacacaaCTAGCAAACTGTTATGCTGGGTTTTCAGTGGAAAATGTGTATTCATAGTTGTACAACACTTGATTCTGATCTTTCTCATCTGCAATTTGTTTAGAAATCAATGGCCTGAGTGTAATAATTCCCTTTACCTGTGGATGAGTTTAACAAAAGTGAGGCCTGCAAAGCCTGGCAATAGAATAATATCTAATGTCAGTGTACAGATACTTCTTTTAATGTCACAAATTTAGTGTGGTTTAGTTCAAGGCTTAAAATGTTATTGGTAACTTTATAGGATTATATAAGGTTTGACTGAGGTTTCTAACAAtcttatttaaacttttttcaacTGAAAAAGTGACGCTTtgcagagagaaggaaaaaaaacaggctcCCAGTGTAAAGCCGTGTCTTTTCATTACTTAATTAAAGAATTCATATTGAAGCGTTAGTTACAACCCTTTTATTAACAATCCATCAAAAGTCATCCATATTATGGCAAATAGATTT from the Channa argus isolate prfri chromosome 18, Channa argus male v1.0, whole genome shotgun sequence genome contains:
- the taok3b gene encoding serine/threonine-protein kinase TAO3 isoform X2 codes for the protein MKSAAAEERRIQQQIVAQQKKELTSFLENQKKEFRLCKDKIKEEMNEDPCTPKEEKQERLSRHKETMQRSQAEEEAHLLAQQRLVYDRSCRALKRRSLIRRHEFEQEQIREELNKKGTQKEMEHALMIRQDESTQDLERRQLQMLQKLRIELMRLQHQTELENQEEYNGRRQRELHRKHSLEQRQQPRNLKTVEMQIKKQFQDTCKVQNKQYKALRNHQLEVSPKGDHKSILKNLKEEQTRKLAVLAEQYEQTINEMMASQAMRLEAEQETECQALKQQLKQEMELLDAYQRKTKSQMETQHEREQQKLEQKVSIRRAHLEQKIEEELAAIQKERTERIKHLLERQDRELNAFDAESRSLGFGSLGSLDFPKEDNR
- the taok3b gene encoding serine/threonine-protein kinase TAO3 isoform X1; protein product: MSGYKRMRRQHQKQLIALENRLKAEMDEHRLRLQKELETHANNTYIELEKLAKRHTAQTDKEMKSAAAEERRIQQQIVAQQKKELTSFLENQKKEFRLCKDKIKEEMNEDPCTPKEEKQERLSRHKETMQRSQAEEEAHLLAQQRLVYDRSCRALKRRSLIRRHEFEQEQIREELNKKGTQKEMEHALMIRQDESTQDLERRQLQMLQKLRIELMRLQHQTELENQEEYNGRRQRELHRKHSLEQRQQPRNLKTVEMQIKKQFQDTCKVQNKQYKALRNHQLEVSPKGDHKSILKNLKEEQTRKLAVLAEQYEQTINEMMASQAMRLEAEQETECQALKQQLKQEMELLDAYQRKTKSQMETQHEREQQKLEQKVSIRRAHLEQKIEEELAAIQKERTERIKHLLERQDRELNAFDAESRSLGFGSLGSLDFPKEDNR